Part of the Harpia harpyja isolate bHarHar1 chromosome 16, bHarHar1 primary haplotype, whole genome shotgun sequence genome, TTGTCCCCACTGGAGCCTCCCGATCCCCTGAGTCCCTGCAagcagcctgggctgggctgtaCCCCAGCTCTCCATCCATACTGGTTGCAAGAGGGAtggaaggagctggggggggtccctggggagcactgggggcTTTCTCCGTCCCTGCTCCGAGGTGCTGGGAGCCCAGCTCGGGGTGCAGCATGTCCTTCCccccctctccagctgctgcGGTGCCATGTTCGCAGCCCCCCAGGCAGgcgctggggatggagggggaccGGGGGCTGCCCCCATGGGAGTGCACGGCCTTCGGGAAGGGGAGAGGGCAGCGTAAAAATAACCCCTGGGCCAGCTCCAGCCTGTTGTGGCTTCCTGCAATTTACAGCCCTTCCCGGGGGGAAGAGGAGACAGGAACGGGCCTGGCTCGGGGCTGGCTTTGACCCTTTCGCCACCAACGGAGAAAGTGCCAGAAGgacccttcctcccttcttctccctcGCCGGCCAGGGCAGGATCCTGGGGAAGGGGATCGTGGCGGGCTCCTGCTCCCGAGCTGCACCCAGCATCTTGGGGTGGATgaagaaagagaagctgctggCATGGGCATGGTTTCCCTGTCCCATTCCTGATGCCCTGTGTGCTGGAGGGACACAGAGACTCAGTCCTgcctgggaggaggcagagatCTCTGCTGCGGATCCCAAAATCCCAGCCAGGCTCCCGTAAggaggtggagggaggaggagagctggcagaggtgagctggagctgcaggagaaggagggtTAATGCTGGCTGGGTAGAGGGAGGGCTCTGCGGTGTGAAGGCTGTGGCTGGGGCACATGCTGGCAGGGTGGGCTGCTGCTGACGGGGCTGGGCTGGTAAGGGTTAATGGGGtggctcttcctcttcctcaacCTCTATATGAGGCTCCTGCCGGCTCCAGGCTCagtctgctgccagcagccagaggagcaggagctgagTGAGACCGGAGCATCCCTGCatcccatccctgcatccctgtgtGGGCTCAGGTGAGCGAGAGCATCCTCCACCTGCTGAGCCCAGTGGCTGGGCACGGATcctggcagcggggctggggagcGTGCAGGCGCACTGGTACGGGCAGTTGCATCCTGCGCACGCCGGCTCTGCCGGGGTGAAGCCGGTGGGTGACGGGACCGTATGCTGAGGGCACCTTCCCTTGAGCCGCAGCGGAGCTCTGCCCGGCACCGCGGGAGGCTGGGGAGCTCATCCCTTGGGAGCGCAGGACCAGACAAAcggcgtgcctcagtttccccatctgtacgCCAGCCACGGAGCCCGTGGGCGGTGCGTGGGCAGAGGGCTCCCGGGCTGTTTGCTCTCTCTTGAGTCCTGCTCTGCCCGACCCCATGTCCCTGCTGTCACCTGGGGAGGCTGCGGTGCTGGGTCAGCCGCTGGCAATGGGGTGGCTCTTCGTGGCCATTCGGGCCTCTTCCGCTCAGCAAAACCGTCTGCTTTGGGCATTTACAGCCCTCGGCTCAGGCTCCAGacccccttcccccagctcccaccTCCGCTGCCGGATTCACAGCCCAGACCCGCACGGATGCTCGGGTACAGCTGAGCAAGAGCCATCGCACCCCAGGGCTAATAAAAGCCCCTTTGCTCCATGGCCCCCCACGCATCAAGCAGGAGAGGTACCTTCCCTCCAAGGCAGCCGAGCCTGGCCTGACTGTGGGGAGCACGGCACGGAGACCCCAAAACATCCCccggcccctgccctgctgccaccaGGCACGGGCCCAGCCGGGGCAGCTCGCCAGCTCTCCTGCGCACAGGATTTGTTCTGTTGTCCCTGCACTCGGAAAGATAAGGTGGCCGGGCTCCggtattttttcctgttggaaGCTGCTCCTGGGATGCGGGTGAAGCTGGCGGACGCTCGGcgcttctctcttccttcccgTGGATTCTTCCTGCCTGGGCTGGCGGGGCTCGCTGCCTGCTGCCCGGCTGCTTGGCGTGGGATTgaggggatcccccccccccagctccgcttcgccccccatcctcctcctgccactgctgcaTCCTCAGCATTAAccccagctctcctctctcctcccagggcTGAATCCAGGATCCGTGTGAAGCTTCGTGAACCTCCCCAGCCGCAGCaccggacacccccccccccccccagccactcaGGAGGGGAGCAGAACAACCAGGGGTGCAAtattggggctgggggggcaatGGTACCCCTGGGCAGCCCCCCTCTTGCTGTCTGCACCTCCAGCAACCTGCGCCTCGTGGCCCGCGGCCGCGGCTCCCCCCTGGCCTGGCTGAACCGAGGCCCCGAGTGTCCGCAGGACTCGGGGGGCAGTGGGGGGCCGGAGGCCCAGCGCTGTGGAGCGGCTGGAGGCCGACAAGGCCAAATACGTCAAATCCCAGCAGGTCATCAACAACCGGCAGGAGCCGGCGCTGCGGAGCTGCTCGCCCCGGTTCTCCCCCCCGCGGCCGGCGCCTCCTCGCCCGCCAGCAGTGTAACGAGTTGTGTCAGGGCTCAGAGCTGAGCCGGGAGGGTCCCAGGAAGCTGCCGTGCCCCCAGTCCCCCGTGTCGCGCCGGACCGGCGGTAGACGCCTGCTGAGACCCGACTCCCTCATCATCTACCGGCAGAAACGGGACTGTCCAGGTGGGGACAAGGAAAATGCCAAGGGCTCCGGGCTGGTGCGACGCCTCTTCCAGGGACCCCTCAGAGACaagccccccagctcccccccagccAGGGGGCTGGGCGAGGGGCCGCCGGCCCCCCTGAGCCCCGAGACCCCCATGCTGTGGGTGCCCgcggagaaggaggaggtgaggaCGCCGGGTGCCAgcagcggcggcggtggcggcggtggcATCTTCCCTCTGCCTGGCAGCCCCATGGCGCAGCCCCCCGAGCCCCCCGGCAAGCAGGCGCTGGCTCTGCGCGTCTCCCTGCCGCTCTCGGAGCAGGAGCGGTTCTTTAATTACTGTGGGCTGGACCGGGCACTGGTGGAGCTGCTGGGCCGGGAGCGGTTCGGACCAGCGGGCTGGGACAACGCCTCGACTCGGCATCCCGGTTCCTGCGAGTCGGAGCCCGGGCAGGCCTCGGAGGGCAGCGAGGGGGATGTGGGGCCGGGTGAGGAGGAGCAGGATGCCCGGCTGGGCTCCACCGTTTCGGTGGTGGAACGCAATGCCCGCGTCATCAAGTGGCTCTATGGCTGCCAGAGAGCCTGGGCGGCCGCCAAGGAATCCACCGTCTGAGCGGAGGCAGCCTGGCCGGGGACGAGGACGTCCGTGTGGCTCCTGTTGGCTGGACGTGGCCCCTCACCCTCGGCGAACGTGGCCGATGGGCTGGTGGCATCCACGGTCCTCgtgctgtggggctgctgctggctgggagggccaccaggtctaccccagacccaggggtggggggacctgaggggcaggggggggaagggggtccCCTGGGTGACTTTCTCCTTGaccccagggctggcaggctgctgtCCCCTGCTGCGACCCATCTTCTCCATCCTCCCTGTCTCCAGCCCAAGGTGGTGGGATGGGCCCGCAGCCCCCATCAGCCGCTCGTGTCCTGCACCAGTCCTGCAgactggggggggtgggcagagccTGAGCCCTCCCCCGTCATGGGCAgtgcccaccccacagccccctcctccccagaaAAGGGGCTGCTGAGGCCAGAGCAGCGCTCAATAAACTTGATTTTTGTcgttttttttttctagcctgGCAGTGCGTGTGGTTTGTCCGGGCAGAGCCCAGGCTTGGCAGGGGGATGCTTCGGGGTGGGGGGTAGCAGCTCCCCATCCCCACTGTGGGGGTCGTGCTGCTCCAGGGGTGACGGGGCTGCCGGAGGGGGGGGTCGAGGACAAAGAAAGCACCAGGCAGGGCTCGGGGAAAAGGGGCACCTCGGGATCTTTAGTGCAGACACGTTGCCGAAACCCACCGCGGAGCCCTTGggtgcgggcagggggctgcccgCTTGGAGAGTCCGGCGAGCACGTCCTCCTCTAGTTGCCCTTGGGGGCATTTTTGTTCCGGATTTCGGCCAGTTTGCCAGCCAAGAAGCCCCAGCGGAAGGCCCCTTCCTCTGGCTCCCGCAGGTCGCTGCCGTCGTCACCCGGCGGCTCCCCGGGGCTCTCGCCCGGTTCCGGGGGGGGCACCCCCTTGTCCGGCCCCGACGCCTGCTGCCACTTGGTAGCAAAGAGATCCCAAAAGCCGGGTGCCTTCTCGGAGGGGGGTGGCTCGGGCGGCGAGGTGGCCAGCGGGCTGGAGAGGGAGCGGGGACGGGGACGTCGGTGTGGGGTCCCTTCTCGCCGGGTCCCGCAGTGGCCAGGACTGGGACCCCCAATCCCCCCCCATACCCTCCCTCCATGCcggctccctccctgctgccccccagcccagccccatgggtataggcaggggaggggggggctcggTAGTTCCCAGGGGCTGGATCCAGGCTctggggggtgtccccccccccgagCTGCAACTTACTGGTCTGCGCAGGACTCTGGGCTGAGCAGCTGGTGCTCATCCTCGCTGGTGAAGAGGGACGAAAGCGTCCGCCAGCCCCGGGCACCCACCCCCTGCACCTGCGGGGGAGGCAGCACTGGGCTCACCGGAGACCCCAAGGTCCCAGcaggcccccccggcccccgcttcccccccagcctcttcctcaccttcctcGCCAGCTGGGACACGGGGCTGGGTCCCTCCTCCATCAGCCTGGGTGTCTCGGCCGTCTCCATCAGCTCGGGGGGGTCTCCCTGCAACGAAACCCCCTACGTGAGgacaggggtgcaggcagggggagggcagggaggtttGTCACCCCGCtttggggggacccaggcatggcggtgacccccccacacacaccctacCTCCTCCTGCAGCGCTCCGTCCGCCCGTGTCCCCCCCAGTGTCTGCAGCACTTTGGCCTTGTAGAGCCGCCAGAAGCCCTGGGTCATGGTGAGGGGCTCAGCGGGGCCAGAAGCCGGCGGGTGccgtggggagcaggaggggtggggggctgggCCCCCCCCCCGTGCCGCCCCGGCGATCCGGTGGCTTCATTAAACTTTCAGGGGCCACTTCCAATGCACAAAGGGGAACCTGAGCCCGGCCTGAGCCGGGGGCAGCGCAGGGGCAGCTGCTCTGGTCACCCTCAACCTCCCCCCCtccacatccctgccccagccccccggTGCCCCTCACCCccaggggaccccccccaaggCTGGGGTCACCCCAAGCCCACAGTGCAGAGGAGGCGCTGGGGCTCGGcgctcctcaccccccccccccccccccccgtgccgtGGGTCCCCATCTATAATTGATCACCCAGAGTGGAGGAAACACGATCAGTGCTGGGACACGGTGTGCTGAGCCCTCCCCAGCTCATCGCAGCAGTGACCGGGGCAGGACCGGATCCCATCACCCCTTGCCCCGAGGCCAGGCCCTGTGTCCCACCACGGGGACAACCTGGGGACGGCTGCCACCGGGTGCTGGGGACCCCTGGGGACGCGGCTGGCCCCCCGGGGCCGTTCACCGGCCCCGGTTGGAGCGGGGCTGGGCACGGCCGTAGGGCAGAGCTATGGGGCTGCGTCTGGGGGCGTGGCCTACCCGCTAAATGGGCGTGGTCTGCCGCTGTACGGGCGTGGTTTGCGGCTGCATGGGCGTGGTTTGCGGTTGCATGGGCGTGGTTTGCGGCTGCGTGGGCGTGGCTTTCGGATGCATGGGCGTGGTTTGCCGCCTCCTGGGCGGGGTGTGTGGGCGTGGGGCGGGGCCCACGCCTGCGCACTGCGGCGCATCCTCCCGGCGTGGGTCCGCCATGTCACCGCGCAATGGCCGCCGTACCGGGGCTCACCGGGCGCACTCGTTGGCCCGGCAGTTGAAGACGAAGCGGCGCCGACGAGACCTGGATGAGATTCACGGGGACCTACAGCCCGAGAACGCTGCTCGGTTGCTGCGGCAGGAACCCGACCCCGATCTGCCCGGCTGCGCCCAGTTCTACTGCCTGCACTGCGCGTGTgtgggccggggtggggggggtccctgcaccgggggggggggggtgcctgggGAGGGCTTTAACCCTTTGGAGGGGGGTGTCTTGGTGCTCGGGGGGTCCCTGCCCCTTGGGAGGGGGTTGTTCTGGTCCAGGGGGTGGTCCctggctcctggggggggggggctgaaccCGGCGGGGGGGGCTCTGATCCCTTTGGGGGGGGAGGATCTTGTCCTGGTCTTGGGGGGGACTCTGGGCCTTGTAGGGAGCTTGTTCTGGTCTCGGGGGGGACCCTGGCCCGGGGGGGCCGGTCCCAGGGGTGTGGGAGGGGTCCCTGGCCCCTCCATagggctctccccagccccactcccatcTCAGGGCCCCCTGACCCCCGGCTTcttgtccccccccaccccaggcgcTACTTCGTGGACCTGACCAGCATGAAGGAGCACTTCAGGTCCAAGGTGCACAAGAAGAGGTAAGGGGGGGCCTGAGCAGGGCCCCGGAGCaggccgcagccccctgcccctaTTTCGTCGGGGTGAAGCGGGTGACGGCGTCATTTCGGGGCCGGTCTTGTTTTGAGGAGCTGTGGTGGAAAGCTTCAGccctcctctctgccttccccacAGGCTGAAGCAGCTGCGGGAGGCACCGTACACGCAGGAGGAGGCTGAGCGCGCCGCCGGCATGGGCTCCTACATCCCCCCGAAGAAGGTGGAAGTGCAGACCCAACCGCTCGAGGAAGTCGTGGAGATGGAGGCATCCAGCTGAGCGCAGCGGACTGAGGGGCCGGGCGGCTCCGGCTCCGTGTGGGCGTCTTTGTCCTCAGCTTTGTGAGGAAAAAAGACGTGCCCCGGCGCAGCCTGCCAGCAAGCAAACGCGCCGCTCCTCCTCGCCAGCCCTCCTCGCCAGAGCACTAATGAGGAGAAGGAGCCAGCGAGACCCCGGGTGCCCTCGCTGTGCACCCTTCTTCTCGGGGAAGGGGCAAGCGGCTTGTTCCCTAAGCGCTGGCGTGACTGTACGCTCATCTCTTTGTTTTTAGAGCGGTTTTAGGCCTCTCTCCTGGGGTCAGAGGTTGATCCTGGTGATTCGCCCATTAAAATATGTCAACCAACAGGCCGGCAGTGTTGAGAGCTCTCTGGGAGTGTGACCCAGGCCCTGGCTGGAGGGCGGCAGCCGCCCCTTGGGGTAGAGGACAACGTCTCGGTGTTATGCTTTTCCCGAGCACTCCAAGGGGAATACTGCCAGCGTCTGTGCCAGCCTGGAGGAACGGCCTTGTCCCGGTGCTCCTGCTCTGGCAGGGTGGTAAAGCTGCCTCTGCTTTGCCCTCCTGGCAGGGGGTTCCCAGCCTACTGGTAGCAGATATGGGGCTGCTTTTTGGGAGGATTATGTGCTTGAGTGAGCTCTTTATCAAGCACTTGGGTCTGTACAGCGAGCTGCTCGTTGTACTGGCCCTGCCCGTTTGGGCCTTGAGAGGGGAGTGCTGGTGTCCCCCCGGCAGGGAGACATTTAGGCTCCTGTCCCCTAAAAACCCAACGCCTGCAAGTGATTTCATCTTCccagggggctggggctgcgtGCGTGGTGTGGTCAGCCTCCCTGCCTCACGTCCACCGGCCTGACGCTGCTGTGATCCCGCTGCTGACCCTTCCTCCGCCTGCCTGGCTTTTGGGGGACTTTGTTTGACGATGCCACCACCCGCTGCTGCGAATTCCTGCAGAGCGGATCTTGGCCGATGCAGCCCTGGCAGCAAAACCCTCAGGCCAGAGGTTTGACCCTCCTGCCCCGCCAGGGATGGGGCTCTGGGCCggagcagcagaaaagcagagtgaCAACGCAGCTGTGCTCAGCAGGAAAAGGGTTTATTTCTACGCAGCCCGCCCGGATTTGTCCCCGGCTCCGGGGAGATGAAATGCTGCAGCTCTGCGTGGGTTTGCTGAGCGTGAGGGGGACCGGGAAGGTTGCAGACGCCATCCCAGCGGGACGTGCCTGCCCAGGGGACACGTCGCTGACCCCGTGGCCCCGTCTCCCCCCGACCCCGTTGTTGCAGAGGTCGGTCTGGTCCCAGCCCTCCCCGCCGCGTTACCTAACGGCTTTCGGCGCTGACCTCCTTTCCGCAGGGCCGGGCTGGCTGCGGCCACGACGCGGTCCCCCCACGCAGGGATGGGGGGGCTGCGTTGGCTGCCAGCGGGGTGCAAggggccccccccgggccccTTCTACTTGGGGAGAAGATGGAGATGGACGGAGCACCAGGCTCCATCGTCCATCCATCTATCCGTTCAGGCTCTGTTCGTGTTGTGGCGGGATCGTGGTGTCTCGCAGCGGTTCGGTCAGGGGCTCAGCCGGCGGCTCTGGAACCAGGAGGTGGCTTCTCCGTTCTCCATCCTGGTTGTTGAACCGGCTCCCAAAAACGGGGACGGACAGGGGGACAGAGGTGCGTGTCCCCAAGCCCTGGGGCATCGCACCGCCCAGGCATGGAGGGAAGGGCTGGATGTGGCGCAGATCAGCTGGAAAGGATCCGCATCCGGCAGCTCCGTTcgggcgtggggtgggggggtggacaGCGGGCAGAGGGGGACCCCGGCCCCCTCCTCACGGCTCTGGGGGGGTTTTGGTGGGGCCGGCCATCCTCCGGGCGCTGTAGAAGGAGAGGCAGAGCCCGGCAGCcgccagcagcagggccagggggGTCAGCAGTCGCCCCCCCGGCtcggccccccgccccgccgccagctGCATCTGTgggggggagaaaggagaggagaggggagcgCTGCGAGACCCTGAACCCCAAACCCCTCAGGGTCAGGGGACCTGAGGCCGTGCCCTGAATGTCCCCATCATGCTTGGCTGGGATGTAGGGGTGATGGGGGGCAGctttgggacccccccccccccgccggggcaTCCAGGGATGCTTTTGGGGTGCCCCGTGCGGCGTCGGCGAGGCTCCACCAGCAGCACCGCTGGTGCTAACCTGGAGCCAGGATACGGCCGGGCATGGCTCCCACGGTGGGCAATGCAggtggggtcctgggggtccctgcaggcaccccccaccccccccccaaacccctgctcCCCCCTTACCTGGAGCAGACGGAAATACCCCGGGGTTAAGCGTCTGGGGCGGATAATCATGGCGCGACGGGgagcagcaggatcaggccccgcAGGTCAGCAGCGGGGGGCCCCCGCCACCCTGCTCCCaaccccaagacccccccccccccccccaccacgaAGCGGGGTCTGCGTCTGTCACCCGTCTGCCGGCTCCGCGGTCCCCT contains:
- the FAM110D gene encoding LOW QUALITY PROTEIN: protein FAM110D (The sequence of the model RefSeq protein was modified relative to this genomic sequence to represent the inferred CDS: deleted 2 bases in 2 codons); its protein translation is MGWLFLFLNLYMRLLPAPGSVCCQQPEEQELSETGASLHPIPASLCGLRAESRIRVKLREPPQPQHRTPPPPPSHSGGEQNNQGCNIGAGGAMVPLGSPPLAVCTSSNLRLVARGRGSPLAWLNRGPECPQDSGGSGGRRPSAVERLEADKAKYVKSQQVINNRQEPALRSCSPRFSPRGRRLLARQQCNELCQGSELSREGPRKLPCPQSPVSRRTGGRRLLRPDSLIIYRQKRDCPGGDKENAKGSGLVRRLFQGPLRDKPPSSPPARGLGEGPPAPLSPETPMLWVPAEKEEVRTPGASSGGGGGGGIFPLPGSPMAQPPEPPGKQALALRVSLPLSEQERFFNYCGLDRALVELLGRERFGPAGWDNASTRHPGSCESEPGQASEGSEGDVGPGEEEQDARLGSTVSVVERNARVIKWLYGCQRAWAAAKESTV
- the C16H1orf232 gene encoding uncharacterized protein C1orf232 homolog isoform X2 → METAETPRLMEEGPSPVSQLARKVQGVGARGWRTLSSLFTSEDEHQLLSPESCADHPLATSPPEPPPSEKAPGFWDLFATKWQQASGPDKGVPPPEPGESPGEPPGDDGSDLREPEEGAFRWGFLAGKLAEIRNKNAPKGN
- the C16H1orf232 gene encoding uncharacterized protein C1orf232 homolog isoform X1, coding for MTQGFWRLYKAKVLQTLGGTRADGALQEEGDPPELMETAETPRLMEEGPSPVSQLARKVQGVGARGWRTLSSLFTSEDEHQLLSPESCADHPLATSPPEPPPSEKAPGFWDLFATKWQQASGPDKGVPPPEPGESPGEPPGDDGSDLREPEEGAFRWGFLAGKLAEIRNKNAPKGN
- the ZNF593 gene encoding zinc finger protein 593 gives rise to the protein MGVVCRLLGGVCGRGAGPTPAHCGASSRRGSAMSPRNGRRTGAHRAHSLARQLKTKRRRRDLDEIHGDLQPENAARLLRQEPDPDLPGCAQFYCLHCARYFVDLTSMKEHFRSKVHKKRLKQLREAPYTQEEAERAAGMGSYIPPKKVEVQTQPLEEVVEMEASS